The window CCTTTGAACCAAGTTGTTTGGCTATCCTGATGCCGGCCAGGGTGTCTGCCGTCTCACCCGACTGGGAGATAGAGATAGTCATCACACGTTCATCGATAACCAGATCCCTGTACCTGAATTCGCTGGCAATATCCACATCGACAGGGATACGGGCATATTTCTCTATCCAGTATTTGGCAACCAGTGCAGCGTGCCAGGAAGTTCCGCAGGCAACCAGAAAGATCCTGTCGATCTTGGTCACATCCTCACTGGTCAGGTTCACCTCAGGGATAAATACTTCGCCGGTTTCAGGGTTAATCCTGCCGCTCAGGGTGTTGGTGATAGCCTGCGGTTGCTCATATATCTCTTTCAACATGAAATGCTTGTATCCGGCTTTTTCCGCCATAGCCGCATTCCACTCGATGATCTTAACCTCTTTCTCTACTTCAGCGCCGGTTTCCAGTGAACTGACTGCATAGCTGGAGGCGGTGATTACTGCCATTTCCATATCTTCCAGAAAGACTACCTTATTGGTATACGGCAGCAGCGCAGGGATATCCGAGGCCATCAGCATACCATTGTCTTCACTCACGCCAAGTACCAGCGGGCTCTGATTTCTGGCGGCAATCAAGGTGCCTGGTTGCTTGGCCCAGAGAACACCGAGCGCAAAGGAACCGTCCACAAGCTTCAAGGCAGCCTTTACAGCTTCGACTAAATCATCTTTTAAATGTTCTTCTATGAGGTGAGCAAGAACTTCTGTGTCTGTCTCGGAGCTGAAAACATGCCCCTTGCTCTTCAGGTCTTCGCGCAGGGAATGATAGTTTTCAATTATGCCGTTATGAACCACGACGAGGTCACCACTGCAATCACTATGGGGATGGGCGTTCTCCTCTGTTGGCGCTCCATGGGTCGCCCAACGGGTATGTCCGAGCCCTATATGCGCCTTGGCAATAATTGCATCATCAATCCGATTCTCGAGATTTACCAGCTTTCCTTCAGCGCGGTGTTTAATCAGTCTGCCGTCTTGAAGATAGACAACGCCTGCTGAGTCATAGCCTCTGTACTCCAGCCGCCTTAACCCCTCAAGGATAACTGGAACTACACGCTTAGGCCCTGTATATCCAACAATTCCGCACATACTATCTCCTTGTGATCTATTCTAAGGTCTTGTTTCGATACCGATTTTTCGAATTTCAGCCTGACAGGCTGATACAATAGACTACCATGATCTTTTTATGCAAGGCACGGTTTTTCTTTCCAGCAGGACTAAAACGCGCTAATGTGCTAATTTTATCTACGTCGTTCCGACGAATACAATTTACCCGCTAAGACAATTCAAACGAAGGATTCCCATCCCCATGACTGACAGACAGCGTCTAAAAGAGATATTACTGGAAAAATCATACCGTAAAGGCACTTTTACCCTCACCTCCGGCAAAACATCAGATTTTTATATTGATGGCAAGCAGACCACGCTCAGTGCCGAAGGTGCCTACCTGTGCGGTAAGCTGTTAATGGAACTCGTCTACAACAGCGGCGAAAACATAGAAGCAATTGGCGGCATGACCCTTGGTGCAGATCCGCTTGTAACCGCCGCATCTGTAGTGAGTTTTCTGGAAGAAAAGCCAATTCCCGCTTTTATCGTAAGAAAAGAAGCTAAAGGACACGGTACCGGCAATTACATCGAGGGTCTCAATAATATGCCAGAAGGCTGTACTGTAGCCCTGGTGGAAGATGTGGTAACCACAGGCGGCACCCTTATAAAAGTAATTGAGCGTGTTGAAGCTCAGGGCTTTAAAGTAGGGTTGGTCGCTACAGTCGTTGAACGCCAGGAAGGTGGCGTTGAAGTGCTGGAAAAAGCAGGATATCGCCTCGAATCCATTTTCACTAAAGAGGAGCTGCTGAGCTAAAGCCAAATGAAATGCCGTAAGTGTTCAGCAAAACTGGAAGTACACCGTATGTGCCGCAGAGTGCGGATGCGGTGTACAGGCTGCAAAACAGAATACCAAATCCATGAAGTAGCCAGCGATCTCGATGAAGAGACAGAAGAGCTGCTGGCCCGCTACACCTCGATCGTCTACGATTGAGCCCCCGCCCGGCAAGTCATCTGCCACTTTAAGCCCCTTTGGGGTCTTCCCAGGCAGATGACTTCAAACCTTTTCAATTTTCGCATACGCACTTTTTTTATCTCCCCGGGTATGTGGTCTCAAAGGCATTTTCTCTTCCTGCAATTCACCTCTATTTATTTGATATAAAAAACGATTGCGTTAAGACAGACAACAGACCATAATGGTTGTCAGGATTCAACTTTTCTTTATCTGTAAACAGTCTGCAACATCAAAGGCAATTCATTGTAATCGCTTGCAAAAACGGCAACACATTTCTGCAGGCAGAATATCAAGGTTATAGATAGAAGTGAAAAAGAGTCAGCCTAATACAGCACATCAGGCCACCAAAGAGACAATGAAGGCCTACGTGAACGAGGATGGTCACACAACTTTAGTTTGCCCTGAATGCAATGCAGTCAAATCAGTATCTGCAGAGCAGTACAGAGGATGGCTTCATAACCTTAAAGTCCGCTGCAACTGCTCCCATGTCTTTGTGGTCAACCTCGATTTTCGACAAACATTCAGACGGGAGACGAATCTCTTTGGTTCATACAGCCTCCTTCCTCCTGCCTCAGGCAATGGAGAAGCCCAAATCAAAAATCTCTCCCTTAATGGTTCCAGTTTCCTTATTTCCAATGGAATGAGAGGCCTTGAGGTCGGTAGCCGGGGTCGCCTCGATTTCACATTGGACGACAAAAAGAAAACCAGGCTCATCCGGGAATTTGTCGTCCAGCATCTCGAGGGCAACGCTGTAGGCTGCAGATTCAGAAAAGACCAGGCCTTTGAAAAAGAGCTTGGCTTCTATCTTCGATTTGGCCCGTAACCCTGTAGCCCCTTGCCCATCATCCGCTCTGCCTCCTGCAGGAACGGGGCGAGCGTCTCTGATTGGATAGCACTCACCAGCACACCTTCGCGCTCACACTCCGTCCGTATCATCTCCGGGTTCTCAATCCGATCCAACTTGTTGAACACTTTGAGGATTGGAATAGAATTCAGCTCCAGTTCACTAAGCAGGCTCTCAACGACCCTGACGTGCTCATGATAATTGGGGTTGGATACATCAATAACGTGTACCAGCAGATCTGCTTCCTGCAACTCCTCCAGGGTAGCCATAAATGCCTGAATCAGATCCTCGGGAAGATTGCGGATAAAGCCCACAGTGTCAGTAATGATCACCTCCATGTCGGTGGGAAAGCGCAATCTACGACTGGTGGGATCGAGAGTGGCAAAGAGTTTATTCTCGGCCAGGATATCTGAGTTGGTAAGGGTATTTAATAAGGTCGATTTGCCAGCGTTGGTATAACCAACCAGGGAAATGACTGGCAGGTCCTTTTTTCTCCTCTGGGAGCGACGGCGATACCGTTCCCTGCTGACATTTTTCAACTCTTTAGCCAGCCTCGCCAACCTGTCATTGATACGTCTGCGGTCGATTTCCAGCTTTGTTTCGCCCGGACCTCTGGCACCAATACCGCCTGTCAGCCTGGAAAGCGCATCATCTCTGGAGGATAGCCGGGGCATCATATATTTCAGCTGTGCCATTTCCACCTGGAGCTTTCCCTCTCTGCTCATCGCTCTGTGGGCGAATATATCAAGAATGAGCTGGGTTCGATCGATTACCCTGAGATCCGTGAAATCTGTTATTGATCGTATCTGGGACGGATTCAACTCCTGGTTGAATATGAGCAGATTGGCGTCCAGCTGCAGAGCGAGGATCATAATGTCGGCGAGCTTGCCCCTGCCGAGAATTGTCCTGGGATTGACCACACGCCTTCTCTGCAGCACCGTCTCCAGTACTTCGACATCGTCAGTTCTGGCCAATTCCACCAGCTCATTCATCGACTCCTGAGCCTGCATCTTCGATTCAGTACTGACGCTGACCAGTATTGCTCTGTCCTTGCCGGTTTCAACCTTACGTACCTTGTGGGCGCGGGAGAATTCAGCTTCGAGAGCAGCAACCAGATTTTCAAAACTTTCTGTCTGGGCCGCAGGGTGTACCGGAGGCAGAAAAATCCAGTTTCTGCCGTCTTCCCGCTTGTTAGGCACCAAATGTACGGAATACAAACGCTCAGGCAACCCATCATCGGTAATCTTTAATACAGAGAGCAGATCGAGCCTGAGGAACAGCAAATCCATCAAGTCCTCGTCACTTATGTCCTCACCAGCCAAATGGGTATGGACAAGACGGACACCACGCAACCGGCCACCTGAGCTTCTCAGATGGGAGAGTTGTGGAATCAGGATGGATGAAAAACTACCGACAATTACTGTCTCAATTTTTCCCGATCGATGAATGAGAATACCAACCTGACGGTTGAGTTCCTGTGAGATCTGGCACAAAGTACGTGCCATTTCTGAAGAGATTATCACCTCTCTAGGGACGCGCTTACTGCCAAGGCGTTCAAGAACCTTAAGCTGGTTCTTCTTCAGACCTTCTATATTACCTGTAACGATACCTATGACTATTCTCCTGCGTAATCAGAGTGAATTGGTGCTTTTTCCGTTCCTTCGGGGGCCGGCACCGAGACTTTTGCCTTAGTGCTTCTCTCGCACACCATGCCGGCCTTGTAGGTTTTCCAGATCGGGTCGGAATAGGAATCATGACAATCCACACACAACCCGACCCGTAGTATTTTATCCAGCTCTGCTTTATTAAACGGTCGAACGTTATGGCGGGAACCATGCTGTAACTGTTCACCATCTATGGTCACCCAGGCATCAAACGGCACCGTGCGCCCACTGGTTGTCATTACACCCTGCTCAACCCCTGAAAATTCGAGTTTGCCGTCCTTCTCATATATTTTTCCTTCCCCCAGCCCGACTGTCTTGGGGGATGAATGGCAATCAACGCAATTGCGACCTTTTTCCTGGGTAGTATGGGGATTAATAGCAGCCATGGTGAACCTGTTGAACCCTCCCGCGTCGTCGCCGTCTTCATCAACCAGAGTGACTATATCCTGGCAACCCGGAGTGACTATCACGACCTCATCTTCCCATATTCCAAGCATGGGCTTCTCGTAGCGTATATACGACCGGCCTTCTTCCCACATGCCGGACGTCTCTTCTAGCGTCAGCTTATCGAGATGTTTCTTACGCTGATCCTGCTTTACGTGACAACCATAACACTGCGGTACCCAGGTTGAGTGACACGACTCACAGGTGACCCTCTTATGCGGCTCAAAATCACATACACCGGGTTTAGGGCCATTGAGCGGCCGAATGCGATCATCAATTTTACCCTGCAGGGCAACTTTACCATCTGCATCAACCAGATTATTCAGTTTATCCCCCTTTCGGGTGGTACCTGGCGAGTCAGAATGGCAGACGATACAGGAAATCTCCAGCTGGTCCTCGTAATGTGCGTAGCTGGTGCCATCCCCCATAATCTCATTTCTGGTATGACAATCGATACACTGCATTCCTTTGCGGTGATGGACATCGTCGGCAATTTCAAGGTAAAAGCGGGCACCCGGCAGCTGCTTACTGCTCATGCCACCTTTCTCAAACGGAGCGCCATACCCTTCTGACTCGAAAATGCCAATATATGATAAGCCGATGCGCCCGGATCGATTATGACAGCGAATACAGTTAGTCTGATCTACGGCGGCGGTTATGAGCGGGTGGGGTTTCTTCTCTTTGTCTTTCTTTTCCCTCACCATATCATCGCCCTGAAGGCTTTGAACCGTCTCTACGGTTTCGGCGGGTTTCTGAAAATGACAGGCTGTACAGCCCCCGCCCTTTTCGTTAAAGAAATCAGGGGCACCCGGGAGATCATTTTTTTGCTTCCATAAATGGCAGGTGGCACACAGCTTTCTGTAATAGTCGAGTGCGAGAGAGGTCTCACCGCTCTCCAGTAATTGCTCCACTGTCAGATCGGTATCCTGGGAATCTGATTCGCCCCAGTAATAGAGCAGAGTACCGAGAATACCGCGATTAGTCGCCATAAGTGAGTTTTTCACCTTATGAGCATCTGTAGGATGGCAGCCCTCAACAGAACATGTTTTTTCTATGGTCCTGAGGTCACCCGGGTTTATCACCATGCCAGCGTGGGCTTTTTCTTTGGTGATAGCAAGCGGGTCGCCAAGATGACACGGTGCACAACCTATCATCCTGGCATCGTGAAAAGTATCGAGTTTGACATCCTCATGGCAGGAAAGGCACATATCCACCGAACCTGCGGCAGTTAAATAGAGCTGGTCAGGCCGTTTCAACCCAACCTCCTGTATCACAAAAAACGCCAACACTCCAAGAAGCAGAATAAGTGCAACGACCGGCCCCCGCACTCCTTTACTTAATATTTTTTTGGTATGATTTGCTGGCATCGTTGCGATTACTCTAGCCTCGATATCTTTGAGTGGTCGGGTACCTTCTACCGCATCCGAAGGCCTTGGTGGTCACCTTGAGTCCCATGGGCGCCTGCTTACGTTTATACTCATTAATGCGCACCCGATGAATAATATCGTGCACCACAGCCTCAGCATAACCAAGATCGATAATTTCCGTGATGCCCTTCCCCTCTTCCAGGTAAAGCTCGAGAATAGCGTCGAGTATCTCGTATGGCGGCAAATCATCCTGATCGAGTTGATCAGGCTTCAGCTCTGCGGAGGGCGGCTTTTCGATTATACGCTCCGGTATGATCTCCCGCGCAATGTTCACAAAACGCGACAGCTCATATACAAGCTGCTTGGGAACGTCGGATATCACCGCAAGCCCACCGCTCATGTCTCCATACAGGGTACAGTATCCAACCGCCATTTCACTCTTGTTGCCAGTGGTCAGCAACAGATGCCCGAACTTGTTTGACAGAGCCATCAATAAATTGCCGCGGATCCGCGCCTGAAGATTCTGCTCGGTAAGATCGTGTTCAAAATCGGCAAATAATGGCGACAGACTTTCTTTAAACTGATCAAACAGCGGGGCAATGGGTATAATTTCAAAGCTGCAGTCAAGATTTGCTGCAAGCTGCCGGGCATCTTCAAGTGACTCACGGGAGCTGTAGGGCGATGGCATCGCTACACCAAGCACGTTTTCTTTCCCCAGGGCTGCAACTGCAAGCGCCGCAGTCAAGGCAGAGTCTATTCCCCCTGAAAGTCCAATCACAGCTGATTTGAATCCACACTTGGTAACGTAATCCCGAACTCCCAGCACCAACGCATCGTATACTGTGCTGATGGTCGGCGGATCGACCTGGGCGTGCATATCTCCACGCCAGTTATCAGTATCAACAATCACCATATCCTCGGCAAAGCCAAGCGACTGGGCAACCACCTCACCTTTTTGGTCCATGGCCAGACTGCGGCCATCGAATATCAGGGAATCCTGCCCGCCCACCTGGTTACAGTAGAGGAAGGGAGTCTGATAATCATTGCAGTAGCGCTTAAAGATTGAGCGACGGGTGTCCTCTTTGTCTCGCTGGAAAGGAGAGGCGCTGATGTTGATCATCCCGCTCAGCTTAACCCCTTGTTCATTCGCCTTGTTATGGATTTCGGCCAACGGATCAACTGTATAATCATGCACTTCATGATGCCAGACATCTTCACAGACGGAAACACCGAAAAAGTGACCATCCAACTCATACAGTTCAGACGGGGAACCGGGCTCGAAATATCGTGTTTCGTCAAAAACGTCGTAGGATGGAAGAAGCTGCTTGTGTGCCTTGAAAACAACCTCGCCGTTTCGAACAACAACTGCGGAGTTATAAAGCGGTTTACCCCCCCCTCCAATCCTTTGTTCTATGCAACCAAACATAACGTCGATCGCCGGCAAAGAATTAATGAGAGCCACTTTAGCCTTTTCATGATCGCGGACAAAGGACTGACGTTCCAGCAGATCCTGCGGGGGATAGCCTGAAATTGCCAATTCAGGAAAAACAACCAGTTTACAGCCTTTGATGTATGCCTCCCCGGCATAATCAATCATTTTCTGGCAGTTGGCGGGGAAGTCCCCAAGGACCGGATTTATTTGAACAAGAGCAATTTTCACCTTTTACTCCAAACTCCATCATTATCTGCCATACAGGAGAACAAAATCCACTTCATTTTCACTCTACTATGAAAAGAAGAGAACCCGTCACGCCCGACCTTGCAGTTGCATCTCAATCTTTACAGGTTTTGAACTATTTTTTCCGCTGATATTTTTGTACAGCCCGGTTGTGATCTCTGAGATTTGTCGAAAATTGATGAGTTCCGTCATTTTTCGAAACAAAATACAGATACTTGGTTTCAGCCGGATTCAAAACAGCATGCAGCGCGTCTTTCCCCGGGTTGGCTATGGGGCCAACCGGCAATGCAGGTATAACATAAGTATTATAGGGCGTGGTTGCCCTCAGTTGCGATCTGGTGATGGGACCGTTGGCACCCTCTACACCATACACAACCGTCGGATCAGACTGCAGACGCATGCCTTTTTGGAGTCGGTTATGAAAAACCCCGGCAATCAGTGGTCTCTCGGATGGCGCCCCGGTCTCTTTCTCCACTATGGAAGCGAGGGTGACCGTATCGGCCATATCAGGTGCGGAAGCGAGATCTTTTGTCAACTCGCCCCAGATTGTATGAAAACGTTTGACCTGCATTTCGATGAGCTTACGGGGGCCATGTTTACTGCGGGTCAGATAGTAGGTATCCGGGTAGAGGTATCCTTCCAGAGAAGGCATCTCACCGAGCCCCAGTTCCTCTATAAAAGAAGGATCTCGCGAGAGCTTGATATATTCATTGGCCTCACACCACCCCTGACCGGCAAAGATTTCAGCAATTTCTTCAATTTTCAAACCTTCCGGGATGGTAACGCTGTGCTGGAGAGGAACAGCTTGAACCAGAAGGTCAATCACTTCGAGGGGATTTTTCCCGGTGGCAATGGCAAACTCTCCTGCCCTGAGTTTGCCTGAGACGCCAAGGATCCTGGTAAAGATCAGGAACCGGATATCGTCCTTGATCAGACCTGATTCTCCGAGAATGGCACTGATTCCGCGTACGGAAGTTCCGGGTGGAATATCGATGATAACCGAATCTGTCTTGATATCGGTGTTGCGGCCCATCGCATAACTGCCAAGCCAGACAACTATGCCAATGGTGATAAGAGATAGAAAAAGGGTCGTCCAGAGGACGACCCTTTTAAATAGTCGGAATGTTGTTTTCGGGCTACGTTCTGTAATTTCGTTCACTGCTTATCGTAACTGGAATCCGTTGCTTTAAATTACTTCTTACCGGTGGAAGCCTTCTTGGTACCGGGAGTGGCCTTGGTTTTGGCTTTGGCTTTTGCTTTTGCTTTTGCTTTAGTTTTGCCAAAAGCAATCTTCACCACCTCATCCATATCCTTTACAGGGAAAAAGTCCATCTTGTCGCGAATATCCTGAGGAATATCTGCAAGATCCTTTTTATTCTGCTCAGGTATAATCACCTTGTCGATACCAGCTCTCAGAGCAGCCAGGGCCTTTTCTTTCAGACCACCGATTGGCAGAACCCTGCCCCGTAGAGTCACCTCACCGGTCATGGCGAGTTTACCGACAACCTTCTCCTTTACAATCGCAGAATAGAGCGCTGTTGCCATGGTAATACCGGCAGATGGCCCGTCTTTCGGAATAGCTCCTGCAGGAACGTGAACATGAAGATCAATCTTATCGAAGTAATCCTCAGCAACTTTCAGATCTTCTGAGCGGCTTCTGCAATACGTGAGCGCTGCCTGGGCAGACTCTTTCATCACATCGCCAAGCTGGCCTGTAAGGGTAAGTTTTCCTTTACCGGGCATCAGGTTAACTTCGATCTGCAGGATTTCCCCACCAACTTCTGTCCAGGCCAGACCGGTAACAAGACCGGGCTGCTCCAATCTCTCGATCTCAGACTCCGGAATGGTCTTTGGTGGTCCAAGGTACTTATCGATGTTATTCTTGCTCACGGTGTACGGTCCGCGTCCACCTTCAGCAACCTTACGGGCAACTTTTCGACAGACTTTACCGATTTCCCGCTCAAGATTTCGCAGGCCCGCCTCATAGGTGTAGTGAGTGATTACCTGCTGCAAGGTCTCATCAGTCATTCGCATGTGTGAGGGCTTCAGACCATTTTCCTTGAGCTGTCGCGGCAACAGATACTTGCGGGCGATAACTGTCTTTTCCTCAAGGGTGTATCCGGAAAGTCTGATCACCTCCATCCTGTCCAGGAGTGGACCGGGGATGGTATCTGACATATTTGCCGTGGTGATAAACATCACCTTGGACAGGTCCAGCGGCAAATTGAGGTAATGATCGGAGAATTCTGAGTTCTGTTCAGGATCAAGTACCTCGAGCAGGGCCGACGATGGATCGCCCCGGTAATCTGAGCCGATCTTGTCGATCTCATCCATCATGAAAATCGGGTTGTTCGAAGCGACAGTCTTCAAGCCCTGTACGATACGTCCAGGCATTGCACCGATATAGGTACGTCGATGACCTCGAATCTCAGCCTCGTCACGCATACCACCGAGGGAGATACGATGAAACTTACGTCCCATTGCTCGTGCTATCGACTGACCGAGAGATGTTTTACCAACACCCGGAGGGCCTACAAAGCAGAGAATCGGGCCCTTGGTGGATTCGTTGAGTTTGCGAACAGCAAGGTACTCAAGAATACGTTCCTTGACCTTTTCCAGGCCATAGTGATCCTCATCAAGAACCAGCTTGGCCTCGACCAGATCAAGCCGGTCTGTGGTCGATTTATGCCAGGGAATATCGAGAATCCAGTCTATATACGTGCGGATGATGGTCGCCTCTGAAGAATCAGGGTGCATCATCTCCATACGACTCAGCTGCTTCTGCGCCTCTTTCTTCACGTCCTTAGGCATCTTGGTTTTCTTGAGTTTTTCCTCAAGTTCCTCGATCTCCTGGGCACGCTCGTCGGTATCACCAAGCTCTTTCTGGAGTGCATGAAGCTGTTCCCTGAGGAAATATTCCCGCTGGGATTTGCTCATTTCCTCTTTGGCGTCATTCTGAATCTTGGCCTGGACAGTAGAAACCTCAAGCTCTTTAGAAAGCAGCTGATTTACCAGCTTGAGACGCTTTACCGGGTCAACCTCCTCAAGAATCGCCTGTGATTCGACTATTTTCAGGCGCAGGTTTGAACCTACCAGATCAGCAAGACGACCTGGGTCCTCTATATTGTTGATGATCATCATCAGGTCTGCAGAGAGAATGCCGCGTAGAGACATAATTTTCTCAGTCTGCTCTCTGACCGTGCGCATCATCGCTTCGACTTCAACCGAAATTTCTTCAGCCTCTACATCCTCTATGACTTCAACTGCAACTTCATAGGACGGATCCGTACGGGTGTATTCCTTAATGCGTGCTTTCGACATCGCCTGTACCAGAACTTTCAAACGGCCATCCGGCATTTTCAGGGTCCGCATAACCATACACACCATACCTACGTCATACAGGTCATCTTCCTTAGGATCATCCTTTGTGGCATCCTTCTGGGTAACAAGCATGAGGAGCTTGTTTGAATTCAAGGCTTCATTCACAGCCTCCACAGATCCTGGACGACCCACAAATAGAGGAATGATCATGTAGTTGAAAACCACCACATCCCGTACTGCCATCATCGGCAGCACTTCGGGGATTTCCATGTCCTCATTACTTGAAAAATCATCCATGCTAATGCTCAAAGAATCATTAAATTCCACACATACCTCCTGACAGCACTGCCGAACCTCGGGTCTGAACAGGCCAGTTCACTTTTTATGAAAAAGGCAGGGTAACCCTGCCTTTTTCACTCCTGATTCAAAATATATTTTACATAATATAAATATGCTATCTCAAAACAGCCGAAAAAACTAAACATCTGAAATACATTGTCAAGACATGATTCTGAAATCATTTTACTGTTTTGCATTTTTACTTGAACTCAGGCCCGATTTTTATGATAGTTTGATCTTAGCCGACCGACCTTTCACTAATTTTGCCGTAACCAATCGATTATTCAATCATCTATACAATCACAGTTTACCGTTAATTTTAACTCGGAGAAACGGACACATGCTCAACGCAGAATCACTTTTTGACCTCTCTGATTTCACATACGCCGATGTATTTATTCAAAACGACTATGCCTGGGTTGCACTCAACAATCTCAAAAGTTACATGGACTCAATACACTACCCGGAACTCAACAAAACTCTGGTTCCCGATGGTAAGCCTCTGGCTGAAACTATAATTCTACATGAAGGGAAATGCATTAGCGCAGATGAAATAGAGATAGTGTATGGAGATACCACCAAAGGCGGTCTGAAAGCAACCAGAAATAACGAAATTCTTGAAGGGGCCTCAGTTATTATGGCCGGTGCCATTCTTACAGGGGAGCGTATTGCCATTGGTAAAGGCGTACTTATCGAGTCCGGTGCAATGGTTAAGTCCCCCACAGTTTTAGACGACTGCTGCGAGGTGCGTCAAGGCGCTTATGTTCGCGGTTACTGCCTTGCCGGCAAGCGTTGTGTATTAGGCCATACCACCGAGATCAAACATTCCATTTTCCTGAATGACGCCAAAGCGGGCCACTTTGCTTATATAGGTGATTCCATTCTCGGAAATAACGCCAACCTCGGTGCGGGTACAAAATTTGCCAATCTGAAAATGATCAAAGGAAATGTTATCATACGCTGTAATGGAGACAGAATAGACACCGGTCGCCGAAAATTCGGCGCAATACTTGGAGATGAATGCCAAACTGGATGCAACTCCGTTACCAA of the Desulfosediminicola ganghwensis genome contains:
- the lon gene encoding endopeptidase La, which encodes MDDFSSNEDMEIPEVLPMMAVRDVVVFNYMIIPLFVGRPGSVEAVNEALNSNKLLMLVTQKDATKDDPKEDDLYDVGMVCMVMRTLKMPDGRLKVLVQAMSKARIKEYTRTDPSYEVAVEVIEDVEAEEISVEVEAMMRTVREQTEKIMSLRGILSADLMMIINNIEDPGRLADLVGSNLRLKIVESQAILEEVDPVKRLKLVNQLLSKELEVSTVQAKIQNDAKEEMSKSQREYFLREQLHALQKELGDTDERAQEIEELEEKLKKTKMPKDVKKEAQKQLSRMEMMHPDSSEATIIRTYIDWILDIPWHKSTTDRLDLVEAKLVLDEDHYGLEKVKERILEYLAVRKLNESTKGPILCFVGPPGVGKTSLGQSIARAMGRKFHRISLGGMRDEAEIRGHRRTYIGAMPGRIVQGLKTVASNNPIFMMDEIDKIGSDYRGDPSSALLEVLDPEQNSEFSDHYLNLPLDLSKVMFITTANMSDTIPGPLLDRMEVIRLSGYTLEEKTVIARKYLLPRQLKENGLKPSHMRMTDETLQQVITHYTYEAGLRNLEREIGKVCRKVARKVAEGGRGPYTVSKNNIDKYLGPPKTIPESEIERLEQPGLVTGLAWTEVGGEILQIEVNLMPGKGKLTLTGQLGDVMKESAQAALTYCRSRSEDLKVAEDYFDKIDLHVHVPAGAIPKDGPSAGITMATALYSAIVKEKVVGKLAMTGEVTLRGRVLPIGGLKEKALAALRAGIDKVIIPEQNKKDLADIPQDIRDKMDFFPVKDMDEVVKIAFGKTKAKAKAKAKAKTKATPGTKKASTGKK